CAAAACCTTTATAAATCCTAAATTAAAATTATTGTTGGATAAATTTTCAGATTATGTAAAAAATAAAAATATGCAATTGGCAGATTAACATAAAAACGATCAATAAATATAAATTTTAATTCCTTTGAAAATAGCAATACTAAATACGTTTAATGAGGTCCGTAAACGAACCGAAAACATATGTAAACCTTTGGTGATAGAAGATTATTCTGTTCAGCCCATTATTGATGTGTCGCCACCAAAATGGCATTTGGCTCATTCTACTTGGTTTTTTGAACAATTTGTACTCAAGAAGTTTAAAAAAAATTATACTGTTTTTGATGATGATTTTGCCTACTTATTTAATAGTTACTACAACAATGCAGGGGAACGCGTTTTACGTCCTAATCGAGGATTGATGACACGGCCAACGGTAAGTGAGGTTTATGAGTATCGTCAATATGTTACAGAGCATATAAACGAATTGCTAAAAGAGAATCAATCAGATAAACTTTTAGAATTGGTTGAAATCGGAATTAACCATGAGCAACAACACCAAGAATTATTGGCGTATGATATCAAATATATTTTAGGAAATCAACCTACTTTTCCTAAATACGATGGTGATATTTTTCTTCAAGAAGAAAAACAAGCACAAAAATTCATTTCTTTTAAAGAAGGTGTTTATGAGATTGGGCATAAAGGTGATGACTTTTGTTTTGATAATGAGTTAGGTGTACATAAAGTGTATGTGCAGCCTTTTAAAATTTCAAATAAATTGGTGACTAATAAAGAATACCTAGAGTTTATGGAAGCTGGAGGTTATCAAGATTTTAATTTGTGGCACGCAGAAGGGTGGGATTTTATTCAGAAACATGATTTGAAAGCACCTTTATATTGGCATTTTACTAAAGGAGGTTGGAAGTATTATCAATTTGATGGATTGGAAGAAATAGACCCTAATTTACCTGTAATGCATATTAGTTATTATGAAGCTTATGCCTTTGCAGAATGGAAGAAAATGCGTTTACCAACGGAATTTGAATGGGAGATAGCAGCTGACCAATTAAATTATGGGCAGCTTTGGGAATGGACCGCTAGTGCTTACCAACCATATCCAAATTTCACTAAAGCAGATGGAGCTTTAGGTGAGTATAACGGAAAATTTATGGTGAATTTACAAGTATTACGAGGAGCCTCCATAGCAACACCAAAAAACCACAGTAGAAAAACGTATAGAAACTTTTTTCATTCTAGTTTACAATGGATGTTCTCTGGTATTAGGCTCGTCTCACGTTAAGCTATTTCAGCTTTAAAATAGCACAACATAAAAATAAAATATGAAACAAAAATTTGATAGTATTATTATAGGCTCGGGTCAAGCGGGTACACCATTGCTTTTTTCATTAGCATCAAAAGGTAAGAAAGTAGCTTTTATAGAAAAAACACAAGTTGGAGGTACCTGTCTAAATGTGGGTTGTACCCCAACTAAAACCTATGTGGCTAGTGCCAGAAGAATGTGGGATATTAAACATAGTAATGATGTTGGTGTAGATTTTGAAGGCTCTTTTAAAGCCAATATGAATGCCATAAAAGATAGAAAAGATGCCTCAATCGCAAAGTCAGTACAAGGTATACATAGTGCCATTGAAAATAATAAGCATATTCATTTCTTTAAAGGGGAAGCTCATTTTATCTCAGATAATGAAGTAAGCGTAAATGATGAAATTTTAACGGCTGATGAAATTTTTATTAATGTCGGTGGACGAGCATTTGTCCCTGATGAATATAAAGACATTCCGCATCTAACCAATGTGTCTGTTTTAAACTTAAAAGAGCTTCCAGAGCACCTTATTATTGTGGGTGGAAGTTATATAGGATTGGAATTTGGACAAATATTTAAGCGTTTTGGAAGTAAAGTAACTATTATAGAACGAGGTGAGCGTATAATAAGTAGAGAAGATATCGCTATTAGCGATGAAATTCAAAAATTTTTAAAAGCTGATGGTATTGAATTTGTGTTTAATGCAAAAAAGATAACACCCTCATACAATGGCAATCAAGTTTCTTTAAAGATAAATGATGAGGTGGAAGTTTCAGGATCTCATTTGTTATTAGCCATTGGTAGAAAGCCTAATACTGACATTGTAAAAATAGAAAATACAACTATTTCAGTAAATAAAAGAGGTTTTATAAATGTAAACGACTATTGCGAAACTAATGTGAAAGGCATTTTTGCATTAGGAGATTGTAACGGAAAAGGAGCATTTACACATACGGCATATAATGATTATCAAATTGTTGAAAATTATTTATTTGCTGATAAAAGCAGAAAAATCTCTGATAGAATATCTACATATGGATTATTTGTAGATCCACCATTAGGTCGTTGTGGAATGACAAAAGCAGAAGCACTTTCTAAAGGAATAAATTTATTAGAAGGCAAACGCGAAATGTCTAGAATTGCCAGGGCCAAAGAAAAAGCAGAAACGTATGGTTTTATGAGTGTTTTGGTTGACGCGGATACCGATCAAATTATTGGTGCTTGTGTTTTAGGAACAGGCGGAGATGAAATTGTTACCAGTATTTTAAATGTGATGTACGCTAAAAAATCCTATAAATTAATAAGAGATTCTGTCGTATTGCACCCTACCATTTCAGAATTAATACCAACCACTTTAGAAAAACTAAAAGCTATACATGAATAATACATTTGCAAAAGACGTTGTTGCAGGTTTGTCTGCAAAAGAAAAACATTTATCTTCTAAATATTTTTATGATGATATAGGTAGTCGCATATTCCAAGAAATTATGGATATGCAAGAGTATTATTTAACAGATTGTGAGTTTGAAATTTTATCGCTACAAGCCAAACAAATAATTGATGCGGTTAATTTTAAACAAACGTTTAATATCGTAGAATTAGGTGCTGGAGACGGTTTAAAGACGTTTAAATTATTGGAATTCTTGGTGCATAACCATATTGATTTTCATTATGTACCTATTGATATTTCTCAAGGAGCTATGGATTTGTTGACGGCAGATTTAAAAAAGAGACTTCCAAAACTGTCTATTCATCCTAGGGTTGGTGATTACTTTGAGGTGTTGTCAAAAGAAAATGTTCAAACTAACATTCCGAGTTTGTTATTATTTTTAGGGAGTAATATTGGTAATTATACGGAGCCAGAGACCATAAATCTTTTAAAATTATTTAATGAAAATATGAAAAAGGGAGATGCCCTTTTACTTGGAGTAGATTTAAAGAAAAACCCAATAACTATACAAAATGCTTATTTAGATAAGCATGGAATTACCAAACGTTTCAATATCAATTTATTGAAACGGATTAATAGAGAGTTTGATGGTGATTTTAAAATTGACGATTTCGATTTTTATTGTCATTATAATCCGTTAAATGGTGAAGTACGTAGTTATATTGTAAGTCTTTGTAATCAGAAAGTACTACTTAAAAAGTTAAATGAGCGTTTTAATTTTACTTATGGTGAATTGATATGGACAGAATTATCAAAAAAATATAGTTTAGATGAATTAGACCATCTTGCCGAACAAAGTGGTTTTCGAGTAAATAAGCACTTTTTAGATAGCAAACATTATTTTACAGATTCATTATTGATTAAATCATAATTTTTAAAATTTCACAATGTGAGTCGTGGAAAATTTATCATACTAGAACTTTAGTCTAAAAAAGAGCCTCCAAATTATAAATAGGGTATTATACGATTATTGACTCAATATAAACAAATATACATTTGCTCATTGATGATTGATAAGCAAAGCCTAATTTCACAATCTCTTAAAACAATAATCACCTTACAAAAAGGTTATTAAAACGTAATCAAATTTTTAAAATGAAAAAAAACGGAATCTTAATTATTATTTTGAGTTGTTTAGCTGTCGGTTTGCATGCTCAAGAAGAAAAAACCTTTTGGGATAATGGTAACGTGAAAACTACAATTATTCTTGATGAGGATGGTGAAAAAAATGGAAGATATGAGTCGTTTTATGAAAACGGTGAACTTAAAGAATATGGATCTTATGAGAATGGGGAAAAAGTAGGAACTTGGAATGAGTATTATTATGATGGTACAAATAAAAAAATGACAAGGTATTATGACGGTATCATATATAGAAAAGAAATTTATTATGATAATGGTAGACTTATGGTCTCCGGTGGATTTGATGATCAAGGAAAAAAGGATGGTCCTTGGAAGCAACAATATGACAATTGGCAAGAAAAACTAGAAGGTGATTATTCGCATGGTAAAAAGCAAGGTCAATGGAAATATTATACTGAATCTGGGGAATTATTTAAGATTGAGAACTATAAGGAAGATGTCAGAATTAGCAAATGGGAAAATAATGATATAAATAGCAATGTATTTGAAAGTGAAGATACCGTTATTGATGTCTCTCATAAGATTGAACAGACTCAAGTGGAAGAAGTAGAGGAAGAAATAATAGAATATGTTGAAGTAGAAGAAGACGCTATTGATGCGGTTGCTGAAGTCGCGGGTGATGCTACAGTAGAAAGTGTAAATTATTATAGAAATAGACGTAATGGTGAATGGAAATTTTATAATGAGCGTGGCGATGTTATTGAAATAGGTAATTATATAAATGATAGAAAAAATGGAAAATGGACTTCTTATTATGATAATGGCCAAATAAAAAGGATTCAATTATGGAATGCAGGTAAAGTTATTGAAGTAATATCTTACTTTGATAAAAATGGAAAAACCTTGGATAAAGGAACATTGAAAGCGGGTAAAGGAACAATAAACGAATATGATGCTAATAATAAATTAATTTCAACCATAGAATTTGTTAATGGTGAAGAAATTGACTGGAATGATGCCTTTGAATTAAATAATATGGCTTGGGATATCTATGAGAATGAGACAGATGCAGCTATGCTACAAAAAGGAATTAAGATGGTTAAGCGTTCTATAGAGCTAGATAAAGATTATTTTAATACAGATACCTATGCGGCATTGTTATTTAAAACAGGTAACCTAAAACAAGCGTTAATTTTGGCAAAAGAAGCAATTAGAATTGCCAAAAAAAATGATGACACCTATAGTTCTACAACAGAACTTATAGAACAGATACAGAAGAAAATGAAAAAATAATTTATTAGATCAGATGCTTACAAAAAAACCACTTTTAGTGGTTTTTTTTGTTCTTGTAATCATGCAAATATAAATTAACACTCTACAAATAAACATTGATAATTTGGTTAGAAATATTTAAGGTATACATTTGATAAATACTAATGCTAGCCCCTATAAATAGTAGTAACTTACTAAAATAAAAATAATAAAAAGAGTGAAAATTATAGTTATAATAATGATGGGCATATTATTAATTGCTTCAATAGTTATGCTATTTATGGGAGCATGGATGCCGATTCTTAGTATTGGTTCTGGAATTCTTTTGGTTTATTCTTTAGTTGTATACCTTATGATCTTATTTACCAAAGAAGTGTCAAATAAAATAGTAAAATATATTATTTATTTTTCAGTATTTGCACCAATTATATGGTGTGTTATTGATGGGCAAGCTAAAGTCGACAGGGGTGTTCGTAATGTATTAAAAGATTTTCACTATCAGATTTAAATGTAAATACATTTTTATAGCCTATAACACGAAACTGTTTTTATTTATTGAAACCTATTAAAATGAAAAAATCACTTATTCTATTTCTTATTGGTATTACCTTAAATTGTTTTGCACAAAGTGATACGTTGCCTTATTTTAAAAAGGATGGAAAAGGTAAATATGCTTTGTTTAGTAACGATGGAAAACAGCTAACCCAATACAACTATGTTTCTATTTCAGATTTTAAATATGGCATTGCTCATGTAGCAGAAATAAGAATTGAAGAAGATGATTATAGTTATCTATTAAATCAAGGGTATATCAATACCAAAGGTGAAGAAATTGTCAAAACTATTTATGATGAAGCTCAATTGTGGGAAGACCAAAAACTCTTCAGGTTAAATAAAGATGGGCAATGGGAAGTTTATGATATTAATGGTACTAAAATTACAACTACTACATATGACGAGTTAGGTAGATTAGATGATGAAAATGGATTAATTAAAGTTGAGAAGGACGATTATCACGGTTATATAAATCGTAAAGGAGAATCTGTTATTCCTTGTGAATATTTAGATTTAACTAGTTTTAGCAAGGGTTTAGCTTATGGATATAAGCAACCATTAACTCATAATACTATTAAAAATAAAAATGGAGACTATAGTACGCACGGTGTAATTGATAGTTTGGGTAACATAGTGGTTCCAATGATATACGACGAAGTACTTACTTATAAAAATGGATTATTTAGAGTAAAAAAAGATGAAAAGTATGGATTCGTTGATTATGGTGGAAAAGTGATAATTCCAATTGAATATTCTTATGCCCAACATAAAGCCTCAAGCAATGGCTTATTTTTAGTAGAAAAGCGTTGGAATCAAGCTGAATACTTTATCAATTTAGAGAATAATAAGGTATTTACGCCTGTAGGTTATGATGATGTTCATCCATTTTTAGAAAATAGAGCAATGGTGAAAAGTAAGAATAAATATGGGTTTATAGATGGATCGGGTAAACTTATAATTCCATTACTTTATGATGGAGCTACAGGTTTTGAAAACCAATTAGCTAGAGTAGCGTTAAA
The nucleotide sequence above comes from Aureibaculum algae. Encoded proteins:
- the egtB gene encoding ergothioneine biosynthesis protein EgtB is translated as MPLKIAILNTFNEVRKRTENICKPLVIEDYSVQPIIDVSPPKWHLAHSTWFFEQFVLKKFKKNYTVFDDDFAYLFNSYYNNAGERVLRPNRGLMTRPTVSEVYEYRQYVTEHINELLKENQSDKLLELVEIGINHEQQHQELLAYDIKYILGNQPTFPKYDGDIFLQEEKQAQKFISFKEGVYEIGHKGDDFCFDNELGVHKVYVQPFKISNKLVTNKEYLEFMEAGGYQDFNLWHAEGWDFIQKHDLKAPLYWHFTKGGWKYYQFDGLEEIDPNLPVMHISYYEAYAFAEWKKMRLPTEFEWEIAADQLNYGQLWEWTASAYQPYPNFTKADGALGEYNGKFMVNLQVLRGASIATPKNHSRKTYRNFFHSSLQWMFSGIRLVSR
- a CDS encoding mercuric reductase, whose protein sequence is MKQKFDSIIIGSGQAGTPLLFSLASKGKKVAFIEKTQVGGTCLNVGCTPTKTYVASARRMWDIKHSNDVGVDFEGSFKANMNAIKDRKDASIAKSVQGIHSAIENNKHIHFFKGEAHFISDNEVSVNDEILTADEIFINVGGRAFVPDEYKDIPHLTNVSVLNLKELPEHLIIVGGSYIGLEFGQIFKRFGSKVTIIERGERIISREDIAISDEIQKFLKADGIEFVFNAKKITPSYNGNQVSLKINDEVEVSGSHLLLAIGRKPNTDIVKIENTTISVNKRGFINVNDYCETNVKGIFALGDCNGKGAFTHTAYNDYQIVENYLFADKSRKISDRISTYGLFVDPPLGRCGMTKAEALSKGINLLEGKREMSRIARAKEKAETYGFMSVLVDADTDQIIGACVLGTGGDEIVTSILNVMYAKKSYKLIRDSVVLHPTISELIPTTLEKLKAIHE
- a CDS encoding L-histidine N(alpha)-methyltransferase, yielding MNNTFAKDVVAGLSAKEKHLSSKYFYDDIGSRIFQEIMDMQEYYLTDCEFEILSLQAKQIIDAVNFKQTFNIVELGAGDGLKTFKLLEFLVHNHIDFHYVPIDISQGAMDLLTADLKKRLPKLSIHPRVGDYFEVLSKENVQTNIPSLLLFLGSNIGNYTEPETINLLKLFNENMKKGDALLLGVDLKKNPITIQNAYLDKHGITKRFNINLLKRINREFDGDFKIDDFDFYCHYNPLNGEVRSYIVSLCNQKVLLKKLNERFNFTYGELIWTELSKKYSLDELDHLAEQSGFRVNKHFLDSKHYFTDSLLIKS
- a CDS encoding toxin-antitoxin system YwqK family antitoxin, giving the protein MKKNGILIIILSCLAVGLHAQEEKTFWDNGNVKTTIILDEDGEKNGRYESFYENGELKEYGSYENGEKVGTWNEYYYDGTNKKMTRYYDGIIYRKEIYYDNGRLMVSGGFDDQGKKDGPWKQQYDNWQEKLEGDYSHGKKQGQWKYYTESGELFKIENYKEDVRISKWENNDINSNVFESEDTVIDVSHKIEQTQVEEVEEEIIEYVEVEEDAIDAVAEVAGDATVESVNYYRNRRNGEWKFYNERGDVIEIGNYINDRKNGKWTSYYDNGQIKRIQLWNAGKVIEVISYFDKNGKTLDKGTLKAGKGTINEYDANNKLISTIEFVNGEEIDWNDAFELNNMAWDIYENETDAAMLQKGIKMVKRSIELDKDYFNTDTYAALLFKTGNLKQALILAKEAIRIAKKNDDTYSSTTELIEQIQKKMKK
- a CDS encoding WG repeat-containing protein — encoded protein: MKKSLILFLIGITLNCFAQSDTLPYFKKDGKGKYALFSNDGKQLTQYNYVSISDFKYGIAHVAEIRIEEDDYSYLLNQGYINTKGEEIVKTIYDEAQLWEDQKLFRLNKDGQWEVYDINGTKITTTTYDELGRLDDENGLIKVEKDDYHGYINRKGESVIPCEYLDLTSFSKGLAYGYKQPLTHNTIKNKNGDYSTHGVIDSLGNIVVPMIYDEVLTYKNGLFRVKKDEKYGFVDYGGKVIIPIEYSYAQHKASSNGLFLVEKRWNQAEYFINLENNKVFTPVGYDDVHPFLENRAMVKSKNKYGFIDGSGKLIIPLLYDGATGFENQLARVALKGKIGFINPNGQIVIPIIYDKAETYYFSNAYVKMKLNDKSYFFDMKGNKVTEQEYNAMQN